TAAGTTATTTTTATTTTGGAAATACAAATATTATTGATCTACGAGAGAATAATGAGGGTGAATTATTTTGGATAGATAAAGAAAAAGTCCTGGACTTTGAAATGCCATTTACTATAAAAGGAGTATTAGATCATTATTTTACTAAAGGACATTCAAATGAGGAAATTTATGTTGGTGTAGTGACTGATGAAGGTAATATTAAGTGGACAGTGTTAGGCGATTATGAGAATTCAGGAATATAAAATTATTATAAGAGGTGATGAATTAAAATGAAACAGAAATACATGATATTAGTCTTGATTATAGGAGTGTTAATTATATCTAGTGCTTTTACTTATGCTGATATTGAGTTTGAAGAAGAGTTCATTGAAATGCAGAATTTATATTACAATTTAAGAGAAAGTAGTTAAAAAATTAATAAAGCAATATGAGCATAATAG
This portion of the Halanaerobiaceae bacterium ANBcell28 genome encodes:
- a CDS encoding NUDIX hydrolase, which translates into the protein MIKKIAPGVWSGVGGHSEPFELNDPLATCYREIFEETGIEKIDIESLSLKYITLRKCIKNKETRLSYFYFGNTNIIDLRENNEGELFWIDKEKVLDFEMPFTIKGVLDHYFTKGHSNEEIYVGVVTDEGNIKWTVLGDYENSGI